From a region of the Thermomonas sp. HDW16 genome:
- a CDS encoding YerC/YecD family TrpR-related protein, producing MKSRPHNPPKRQSDADFRVLALALAALDDPKQVAAFLQDLCTPAELEAICDRWKVVPHIVAGEPYRNIHDKTGVSVTTIGRVARTLDQGSGGYAAALAAQPSSH from the coding sequence ATGAAAAGCCGGCCCCATAACCCGCCCAAACGCCAATCCGATGCGGATTTCCGTGTTTTAGCGCTTGCACTCGCTGCGCTGGACGATCCGAAGCAGGTTGCGGCCTTCCTGCAGGACCTGTGCACGCCGGCAGAACTGGAGGCCATCTGTGACCGCTGGAAGGTGGTGCCGCACATCGTTGCGGGTGAGCCCTACCGGAACATCCACGACAAGACCGGGGTCAGCGTCACCACCATCGGCCGCGTCGCCCGCACCCTCGACCAGGGCAGTGGCGGTTACGCTGCCGCGCTTGCCGCCCAACCTTCCTCGCACTAA
- a CDS encoding M48 family metallopeptidase, with product MNQDPFGNQQYEQQPRRRGFNPRLLILVLFAGYAAYYYFSNRTTDPLTGEKVLIDKSISPDDEKAMGLQAFEEILQKEQPVDPNSQIAQQVRGIAQRLIAKVPQVTDDVAAEHGLQANHVEKTFDWDVAVLNSEQANAFCLPGGKMAVYTGLVPVAQNADAMAVVMGHEISHALLRHGAQRMSRGKLEQLGQMAGAASGMDAGTMQTVMSAYGYGSALPYARSQESQADELGLMLAAAACFNPQEAIPLWQRMDQMSGGNNPPEFSSTHPSAGTRMEHLQALMPKALAFRQKYCGQGGAGAATN from the coding sequence ATGAACCAGGACCCATTCGGCAACCAGCAGTACGAGCAGCAACCGCGCCGTCGCGGTTTCAATCCACGCTTGCTGATCCTGGTGCTGTTCGCCGGCTATGCCGCGTACTACTATTTCTCCAACCGCACCACGGATCCGCTGACCGGCGAGAAGGTGCTGATCGACAAGAGCATCTCGCCCGATGACGAAAAGGCGATGGGCCTGCAGGCCTTCGAGGAAATCCTGCAGAAGGAACAACCGGTCGATCCGAACTCGCAGATCGCCCAGCAGGTGCGCGGCATCGCCCAGCGCCTGATCGCCAAGGTGCCACAGGTCACCGACGACGTCGCCGCCGAACATGGCTTGCAAGCCAACCACGTCGAGAAAACTTTCGATTGGGATGTGGCCGTGCTGAATTCCGAACAGGCCAATGCGTTTTGCCTGCCCGGCGGCAAGATGGCGGTCTACACCGGCCTGGTGCCGGTGGCGCAGAACGCCGATGCGATGGCGGTGGTGATGGGGCATGAAATCAGCCATGCCCTGCTGCGCCATGGCGCGCAACGCATGAGCCGCGGCAAGCTGGAGCAACTCGGGCAGATGGCAGGGGCGGCCAGCGGCATGGATGCCGGCACCATGCAAACCGTGATGTCCGCCTACGGCTACGGCAGCGCCTTGCCGTATGCGCGCAGCCAGGAATCGCAGGCGGACGAACTGGGCCTGATGCTGGCCGCGGCGGCCTGCTTCAACCCCCAGGAGGCCATTCCACTGTGGCAGCGCATGGACCAGATGTCGGGCGGCAACAATCCACCGGAATTTTCCTCCACCCACCCCAGCGCCGGCACGCGCATGGAGCACCTGCAAGCGCTGATGCCGAAGGCGTTGGCGTTCCGTCAGAAATATTGCGGGCAGGGCGGGGCCGGCGCTGCGACCAACTGA
- a CDS encoding formylglycine-generating enzyme family protein: MRAAWPLIIVASIALSACKPQASAQATKADAPERTGSVSISGGDELAQVLSWSLPGVPLQADGAAAARARAKRAMADGDLFETADSAIPLLFALQALQPDDPGIAQSLGTARTALIEQGDAALAMGDDDIDALRAAQRRGAVLRKLWPRQPEVVAYLSRVDRSEQAWDRNARGEAFLAENQLGEDGGGALVAFRAALELRPGQARAMQGVAAVESGLIRRAETAAQQGDFDVAGRWLAHAENVRHHPDTIPAARNRIEVLRADRVRRLRDEGLIALGDGDGLDIARKRLAEMLRIAAPGNPASIELRQRIDLVSHYGLFRPGQVFTDGLRDGSRGPVLVVVPHGAFGMGAPVGEPGATPAEQPQHVVRLERGFAMSRMEVAVGEFARFVTATGYEPRATQRGHSMAYDVRSGNFVRGSGIDWRSGYDGQPAAANMPVIHVTARDAEAYAAWLSEQTGAHYRLPSEAEFEYALRAGGSSRFPWGEDAPPPDTDNLTGALDRSPRGLSWSNAFAGYGDGWWGPAPVGSFAANAYGLHDVAGNVSEWIADCWHEGYRRAPANGSAWVNPGCRNRMYRGGSWASAPAQDRSAWRAAGGTDVTNARVGFRLVRQL, from the coding sequence TTGCGCGCAGCTTGGCCCCTGATCATCGTCGCATCGATTGCACTTTCGGCCTGCAAGCCGCAGGCGTCGGCACAGGCGACAAAAGCGGACGCACCCGAACGCACCGGCAGCGTGAGCATCAGTGGCGGCGATGAGCTTGCGCAGGTGTTGAGCTGGTCGCTGCCGGGGGTGCCGTTGCAGGCCGACGGCGCGGCCGCCGCACGAGCCAGGGCGAAACGCGCGATGGCCGATGGCGACCTGTTCGAGACCGCCGATTCGGCGATCCCGCTGCTGTTCGCGCTGCAGGCATTGCAGCCGGATGATCCGGGCATCGCGCAATCGCTGGGAACGGCACGTACGGCCTTGATCGAGCAGGGCGATGCCGCGCTGGCGATGGGCGACGACGACATCGACGCCTTGCGTGCGGCGCAACGCCGTGGCGCGGTGCTGCGCAAGCTCTGGCCGCGACAGCCGGAGGTCGTGGCCTATCTTTCGCGGGTGGACCGCAGCGAACAGGCGTGGGATCGCAATGCGCGCGGTGAGGCGTTTCTGGCCGAGAACCAGCTAGGCGAAGACGGCGGCGGCGCTTTGGTGGCATTTCGCGCGGCACTGGAATTGCGACCGGGCCAGGCACGGGCGATGCAGGGCGTCGCAGCGGTCGAAAGCGGCCTGATCCGGCGTGCGGAAACCGCTGCGCAGCAAGGTGATTTCGATGTGGCGGGCAGGTGGTTGGCGCATGCCGAAAACGTCCGCCACCATCCGGACACGATCCCGGCCGCTCGCAATCGCATCGAGGTATTGCGCGCGGATCGGGTGCGCCGGCTTCGCGATGAAGGCCTGATCGCGCTTGGTGATGGCGATGGCCTGGATATCGCCCGCAAGCGGCTGGCCGAGATGCTGCGCATCGCAGCACCTGGCAATCCGGCCAGCATCGAACTGCGCCAGCGCATCGACCTGGTCAGCCACTACGGTCTGTTCCGCCCCGGCCAAGTGTTCACCGATGGCCTGCGAGACGGCAGCCGTGGGCCGGTGCTGGTGGTGGTGCCGCATGGTGCATTCGGCATGGGCGCGCCGGTAGGCGAGCCGGGCGCCACGCCGGCAGAGCAACCGCAACACGTGGTGCGTCTGGAACGCGGTTTCGCGATGTCACGCATGGAGGTCGCGGTTGGCGAGTTCGCCCGCTTCGTGACTGCGACCGGCTACGAACCGCGCGCTACCCAGCGCGGGCATTCAATGGCCTACGACGTGCGCAGCGGCAATTTCGTGCGCGGCAGCGGCATCGACTGGCGCTCCGGCTACGATGGCCAACCCGCCGCTGCGAACATGCCGGTGATCCATGTGACGGCCCGCGATGCCGAGGCCTACGCGGCCTGGCTGTCGGAGCAGACCGGTGCGCATTACCGCTTGCCCAGCGAGGCCGAGTTCGAATACGCCTTGCGCGCCGGCGGCAGTAGCCGCTTTCCGTGGGGTGAGGATGCGCCACCGCCTGACACCGACAACCTGACTGGTGCGCTGGATCGTTCGCCGCGCGGGTTGTCGTGGAGCAATGCCTTCGCCGGCTACGGCGATGGCTGGTGGGGGCCGGCGCCAGTGGGCAGTTTCGCGGCGAATGCATACGGTCTTCACGACGTGGCCGGCAATGTGAGCGAATGGATCGCCGATTGCTGGCACGAAGGGTATCGACGCGCCCCGGCGAACGGCTCTGCATGGGTGAACCCTGGTTGTCGCAACCGTATGTACCGTGGCGGTTCCTGGGCCAGTGCGCCGGCGCAGGATCGGTCGGCCTGGCGCGCTGCAGGCGGTACCGACGTCACCAATGCACGGGTCGGTTTCAGGCTGGTCAGGCAGTTGTAG
- the rnd gene encoding ribonuclease D, with product MTQWIDSPDALRARIANPPESIGLDTEFIRERTYWPQLALVQIALGEAEDDILLVDPLVPGMCDALAPLLANPSVLKIMHSASEDLVAFKHACGVLPAPMFDTQIAAALASVGGGMGYQKLVQAITGVALAKGETRSDWLRRPLSASQLEYAADDVRHLHALHRHLDATLATQNRTGWLQEDCARLLATVADDQGERWPHLSLRSAQFLDRDGQLRLLRLLRWRETYARRSDRPRSWILDNELAFALARAARAAHADVQAILDATPKAPRSLGGAMFEAISTPLADEAEAPVARGDDRDKKQLRALQEAVAAAAAELGLPEGLLASRRLLEALQDGGGWTGPLAGWRRCILQPRLTPLLTAGDPAAASV from the coding sequence ATGACACAGTGGATCGACAGCCCCGACGCGCTGCGTGCGCGCATCGCCAACCCACCCGAAAGCATCGGGCTGGATACCGAATTCATCCGCGAGCGCACCTACTGGCCGCAACTGGCGTTGGTGCAGATCGCGCTGGGTGAAGCCGAAGACGACATCCTGCTGGTCGACCCGCTGGTACCGGGCATGTGCGACGCATTGGCGCCATTGCTGGCCAACCCGTCGGTGCTGAAGATCATGCACAGCGCCAGCGAAGATCTGGTGGCGTTCAAGCATGCCTGCGGCGTACTGCCGGCGCCGATGTTCGACACCCAGATCGCAGCGGCGCTGGCCAGCGTCGGCGGCGGCATGGGGTACCAGAAACTGGTGCAGGCGATCACCGGGGTGGCGCTGGCCAAGGGCGAGACCCGCTCCGACTGGTTGCGCCGGCCATTGTCCGCATCTCAACTCGAGTACGCCGCGGATGACGTGCGCCACCTGCATGCCTTGCACCGGCATCTCGACGCGACACTCGCCACGCAAAACCGTACTGGGTGGCTGCAGGAGGATTGCGCGCGCCTGCTGGCCACGGTAGCCGACGACCAGGGCGAACGCTGGCCGCATCTCTCGCTGCGCAGCGCGCAGTTCCTCGATCGTGACGGGCAACTGCGCTTGTTGCGCCTGCTACGCTGGCGCGAAACCTACGCACGTCGCAGCGACCGCCCGCGCAGCTGGATCCTGGACAACGAACTGGCGTTCGCCCTCGCGCGCGCGGCGCGCGCGGCGCATGCCGACGTACAGGCGATCCTCGACGCCACTCCGAAAGCGCCGCGCAGCCTGGGCGGGGCGATGTTCGAGGCGATCTCCACCCCGCTGGCGGATGAGGCCGAGGCGCCGGTTGCACGTGGCGACGACCGCGACAAGAAGCAGTTGCGCGCATTGCAGGAAGCCGTGGCCGCGGCGGCGGCGGAACTCGGCCTGCCCGAGGGCCTGTTGGCTTCACGCCGCCTGCTGGAAGCCTTGCAGGATGGTGGTGGCTGGACTGGCCCACTGGCAGGCTGGCGGCGCTGCATCCTGCAGCCGCGCCTGACGCCCCTGCTCACGGCTGGCGACCCGGCGGCGGCATCCGTATAA
- a CDS encoding M15 family metallopeptidase: MLAALLLAAIGCTSTAKQPGSVLSPAATMQEADMVDIRSLVPDIAQDIKYFGSDNFVGVPVDGYNAPRCYLKREVAEALARVEHDLRARHQRLRLYDCYRPARAVAHFMRWAADSADVKTKPAHYPGFDKPQLLGEYIAPVSGHSRGATVDLTLLQCNAADADCRPLDMGTDFDFFGTIANTDSPDASESQRLNRHRLREAMTAQGFRNYPMEWWHYTFQPEPTPGLLYDVPVQ, translated from the coding sequence GTGCTGGCGGCGCTGCTGCTTGCGGCCATCGGCTGCACCAGCACCGCGAAGCAACCGGGGTCGGTGCTTTCGCCGGCAGCGACCATGCAGGAAGCGGACATGGTCGACATCCGCAGCCTGGTGCCGGACATCGCGCAGGACATCAAGTATTTCGGCAGCGACAACTTCGTCGGCGTGCCGGTTGATGGCTACAACGCGCCGCGTTGCTACCTCAAGCGTGAGGTCGCCGAGGCATTGGCGCGCGTCGAGCACGATCTGCGCGCGCGTCATCAGCGCCTGCGCCTCTACGATTGCTATCGCCCGGCACGCGCGGTCGCGCACTTCATGCGCTGGGCCGCCGATTCCGCGGATGTGAAGACCAAGCCCGCGCATTACCCTGGCTTCGACAAGCCGCAGCTGTTGGGCGAGTACATCGCGCCGGTCTCCGGCCACAGCCGCGGTGCGACAGTCGATCTCACGTTGTTGCAATGCAATGCGGCAGACGCCGATTGCCGGCCGCTGGACATGGGCACCGATTTCGACTTCTTCGGCACCATCGCCAATACCGATTCGCCGGACGCCAGCGAGTCGCAGCGCCTCAATCGCCACCGATTGCGCGAGGCGATGACTGCGCAAGGCTTCCGCAACTATCCGATGGAATGGTGGCACTACACCTTCCAGCCCGAACCCACGCCCGGTCTGCTGTACGACGTGCCGGTGCAGTGA
- a CDS encoding serine hydrolase, producing MNHAASHALLALAVAFAPMVQAKEPAFGPTPAAIDAAVRATVDRYQLPGIAVGVIEDGKVVYARGYGETVAGSGDTVTTKTLFKIASNSKAMTSAVLARLVQQGKLRWDDPVVKHVPQFAMHDPWVTRHMTVSDLLVHNSGLPEGGGDLMLWPEPNLFTRDDIVRGLKHIKPAYGFRSGYAYDNLLYVVAGQVAAAAGGASYEELVRRELFVPLGLDGCRVGEFRLADAGSVAQPHTREGGRNLPMRRDGDTVPAIVSAPAGGIRCTLDDMLVWASNWLVPNDVQMAWLGDAQRAQMWKARTPMPISSQRKRWDDTHYYAYAYGFRLADADGAWTVSHTGTLGGMYSMMMLVPDRRSGFVLMTNGDGDRARSVLGEVLLKMFTAPEKSLGVTGYADELDKPSVTTAPVVKPKLPDIAARKPVTASQLREWLGTWRDPWFGDVRVCAAGDGVEWRSLKSPKMHGKIGELDGRYLLRWDDIAVDENAWLDFGGTGDSRQLRMAKLNPDGDFSSDYEDLAFVRVGGCG from the coding sequence ATGAACCACGCAGCATCGCATGCATTGCTCGCACTTGCGGTTGCTTTCGCGCCCATGGTGCAGGCGAAAGAGCCGGCATTCGGGCCGACGCCTGCCGCCATCGATGCCGCGGTGCGCGCCACCGTCGATCGTTACCAGCTGCCCGGCATCGCCGTTGGTGTGATCGAGGATGGCAAGGTGGTGTACGCGCGCGGCTATGGCGAAACTGTCGCGGGTTCCGGCGATACGGTGACCACGAAGACGCTGTTCAAGATCGCCTCCAACAGCAAGGCGATGACCTCCGCGGTGTTGGCGCGGCTGGTGCAACAAGGCAAACTGCGCTGGGACGATCCTGTGGTGAAGCACGTGCCGCAGTTCGCGATGCACGACCCATGGGTCACCCGGCACATGACCGTGAGCGACTTGCTGGTGCACAACAGCGGTCTACCCGAAGGCGGCGGCGACTTGATGCTGTGGCCCGAACCGAACCTGTTCACCCGCGACGACATCGTGCGCGGCTTGAAGCACATCAAGCCGGCCTACGGCTTCCGTTCCGGTTATGCCTACGACAACCTGCTGTACGTGGTGGCGGGGCAGGTGGCCGCCGCCGCGGGCGGTGCGTCGTACGAGGAGCTGGTACGCCGCGAACTATTCGTCCCGCTGGGGCTTGATGGCTGCCGCGTCGGTGAATTCCGGTTGGCCGATGCCGGCAGCGTGGCGCAGCCGCACACGCGCGAGGGTGGCCGCAACCTGCCCATGCGCCGCGACGGCGACACCGTGCCGGCGATCGTCTCGGCGCCGGCCGGCGGCATTCGCTGCACCCTGGACGACATGCTGGTCTGGGCCAGTAACTGGTTGGTTCCGAACGATGTGCAGATGGCGTGGCTTGGCGATGCGCAACGCGCGCAGATGTGGAAGGCGCGCACGCCGATGCCGATCTCGTCGCAGCGCAAGCGCTGGGACGATACCCATTACTACGCCTATGCCTACGGGTTTCGATTGGCCGATGCGGATGGCGCGTGGACGGTCTCGCACACCGGCACGCTGGGCGGCATGTACTCGATGATGATGCTGGTGCCGGACCGCAGGTCAGGCTTCGTGCTGATGACCAACGGCGATGGTGACCGCGCGCGCAGCGTGCTGGGCGAGGTGTTGCTCAAGATGTTCACCGCGCCGGAAAAGTCTTTGGGCGTGACCGGTTATGCCGATGAACTCGACAAGCCGTCCGTGACGACGGCTCCGGTGGTGAAGCCGAAACTGCCGGACATCGCCGCGCGCAAGCCGGTCACGGCATCGCAGCTACGCGAATGGCTCGGCACGTGGCGAGATCCGTGGTTCGGCGACGTGCGCGTATGCGCGGCGGGAGATGGCGTCGAATGGCGTTCGCTGAAGTCGCCGAAGATGCACGGCAAGATCGGCGAGCTTGACGGCCGTTACCTGCTGCGCTGGGACGATATCGCAGTGGACGAAAACGCCTGGCTGGATTTCGGTGGCACAGGCGATTCGCGCCAGTTGCGCATGGCCAAGCTCAACCCAGACGGCGATTTCAGTTCGGACTACGAAGATCTTGCCTTCGTGCGGGTAGGTGGTTGTGGCTAG
- a CDS encoding SH3 domain-containing protein — MALALATLPGTARDLDRTSVLPASGVIGVEDAYFSPDFWIARLREPDAVLMDRATIDARNARLLREDDSMHDLAALPSALDRAQVVGWINDLASRPVKALWDEAGNPVSKTALDAIIANRAMDAIPANQATRYGMTVKRAALRTFPTALRVFSSQGDTDIDRFQESALFPGDPVLIAHASTDGQWLFVVSPRYAAWVDAKTIAEGDLASVLGYGARAPYRVITGAKPRTVFTREEPQLSELQLDMGLRIPLAGVALDKSVNGQHPYTSWILDLPLRGNDGRLGFAPALLQKNADSAADYLPLTRANLIRQSFEFLGERYGWGHSYNGRDCSGFVSEVYRSMGVQLPRNTSDQAVSPVFARTHFEPRDSRETRMTAVEALDVGDLIYIPGHVMMYIGRIDGRPYVIHDTNGGSVLDTNGALYSMHLNAVSLTPLLPLRFDKEHDYVDRITNIVRVTRAQ, encoded by the coding sequence ATGGCACTCGCCCTAGCCACACTCCCCGGTACCGCGCGCGACCTGGACAGGACGAGCGTGCTGCCCGCCAGCGGGGTAATCGGCGTTGAGGATGCGTATTTTTCGCCCGATTTCTGGATCGCCCGCCTGCGCGAGCCGGATGCCGTGCTGATGGATCGCGCGACGATCGATGCACGCAACGCGCGCCTGCTGCGCGAAGACGATTCGATGCATGACCTTGCGGCGTTGCCGTCGGCACTTGACCGCGCGCAAGTGGTCGGATGGATAAATGACCTCGCATCGCGGCCTGTAAAGGCCTTGTGGGATGAAGCCGGCAATCCGGTATCGAAAACTGCACTCGATGCCATCATCGCCAACCGCGCCATGGATGCGATTCCCGCCAACCAGGCCACGCGCTATGGCATGACGGTCAAGCGCGCCGCACTGCGCACTTTCCCCACGGCACTGCGGGTCTTCAGCAGCCAGGGCGACACCGACATCGACCGCTTCCAGGAAAGCGCGCTGTTCCCGGGTGACCCGGTGCTCATCGCGCATGCCAGCACCGACGGACAATGGCTGTTCGTGGTGAGCCCACGCTATGCCGCCTGGGTAGACGCCAAGACCATCGCCGAAGGCGACCTGGCCAGCGTGCTCGGCTATGGCGCGCGTGCGCCTTATCGCGTGATCACCGGCGCCAAACCGCGCACCGTGTTCACCCGCGAGGAGCCGCAACTGTCCGAGCTGCAGCTGGACATGGGGCTGCGCATTCCACTGGCCGGCGTGGCGCTGGACAAGTCGGTCAATGGCCAGCATCCGTACACGTCGTGGATCCTCGACCTGCCGTTGCGTGGCAACGATGGCCGCCTCGGCTTCGCCCCCGCGCTGCTGCAGAAGAATGCCGACAGCGCCGCCGATTACCTGCCGCTGACCCGCGCCAACTTGATCCGCCAATCCTTCGAGTTCCTCGGCGAACGCTACGGCTGGGGACATTCGTACAACGGCCGCGACTGCAGCGGTTTCGTGTCCGAGGTCTATCGCAGCATGGGCGTGCAGCTGCCGCGCAATACCAGCGACCAAGCGGTCAGTCCGGTCTTCGCGCGCACCCATTTCGAACCTCGCGATTCGCGCGAAACGCGCATGACTGCAGTCGAAGCGCTGGACGTCGGCGACCTGATCTATATCCCGGGGCACGTGATGATGTACATCGGCCGCATCGACGGCAGGCCCTACGTGATCCACGACACCAATGGCGGCAGCGTGCTCGACACCAACGGCGCCTTGTATTCGATGCACCTGAACGCCGTGTCGCTGACACCGCTGCTGCCCCTGCGATTCGACAAGGAACACGATTACGTCGACCGCATCACCAACATCGTCCGGGTGACTCGCGCGCAATGA
- a CDS encoding dipeptide epimerase — MKITAVRFGMLRAPLRTPFKTALRTVEQVEDVVFMIDTDSDHVGYGSAPATEAITGDTHSSIVAALRNHIAPRLLGQDIADLDHVTALIQGAVAGNGNAKAAAEIAAHDLWGQLHGEPLYKLLGGGTPRLTTDITISVDTIDKMVADAIDAVERGFVALKVKLGKDADEDIARCKAIHSAVSNHALLRLDANQGWTATQAVHVLRTLEAAGIEPELIEQPVKANDLTGLKYVCEHVHTPVMADESVFDAEQALRLIDMRAADIVNIKLMKAGGISPALQIADVCERHETECMIGCMLESSIGVSAAVHLAVARSTVIRKVDLDVPMLCHFDPVHGNVRFDGAAIEIDDAPGLGIRSIEGLQPLPPHLA, encoded by the coding sequence ATGAAGATCACCGCCGTCCGCTTCGGCATGCTGCGCGCGCCACTGAGGACGCCGTTCAAGACCGCCTTGCGCACGGTGGAACAGGTGGAGGACGTGGTTTTCATGATCGACACCGACAGCGACCATGTCGGCTACGGCAGCGCACCGGCCACGGAAGCCATCACCGGCGACACCCATTCCTCCATCGTGGCTGCATTGCGCAACCATATCGCCCCGCGCCTGCTAGGCCAGGACATCGCCGATCTCGACCACGTCACCGCCCTGATCCAGGGCGCCGTCGCCGGGAACGGCAATGCGAAGGCCGCGGCCGAGATTGCAGCGCATGATCTTTGGGGGCAATTGCATGGCGAACCCTTGTACAAACTGCTGGGTGGCGGCACGCCCCGGCTGACCACCGACATCACCATCAGCGTGGATACCATCGACAAGATGGTGGCGGATGCCATCGATGCGGTGGAACGCGGCTTCGTTGCGCTGAAGGTCAAGCTGGGCAAGGATGCCGACGAGGACATCGCGCGCTGCAAAGCGATCCATTCCGCCGTATCCAACCACGCGCTACTACGGCTGGACGCCAACCAGGGCTGGACGGCAACGCAGGCCGTGCATGTGCTGCGCACGCTGGAAGCCGCGGGAATCGAACCGGAACTGATCGAACAACCGGTCAAGGCGAACGACCTGACCGGGCTGAAATACGTCTGCGAGCACGTGCACACGCCGGTGATGGCGGACGAAAGCGTGTTCGATGCCGAGCAAGCGCTGCGATTGATCGACATGCGGGCAGCCGACATCGTCAACATCAAACTGATGAAGGCCGGCGGCATTTCCCCTGCCCTGCAAATCGCCGATGTATGCGAACGGCACGAAACGGAGTGCATGATCGGCTGCATGCTGGAATCCAGCATCGGCGTGTCCGCCGCCGTGCACCTGGCAGTGGCGCGCTCTACCGTGATCCGCAAGGTGGACCTGGACGTCCCGATGCTGTGCCACTTCGATCCGGTGCACGGCAACGTGCGCTTCGACGGAGCCGCGATCGAAATCGACGATGCCCCGGGACTCGGCATTCGTAGCATCGAAGGATTGCAACCGCTGCCGCCGCATCTTGCCTGA
- a CDS encoding L,D-transpeptidase family protein produces MSFRYIALLLSLLATACAHQPSTNGEAAHWANAGQLVLVTTTDWDAPTGTLRYYERAGDGWRQVGDAFDVTVGRTGTAWGIGLHAARSDGPVKREGDGKAPAGVFAIGTAFGYAPTATTGLAYQGMGVNDWCIDVPESNYYNKIIDRSMVKAPFLDKSSEPMRRDLHVDGDQRYREGFVIEHNADGAVRNGGSCIFAHLWKAPGEATAGCTAMAPDNMAPLLAWLDARKHPVFVELPQAQYQQLRTSWKLPEVSP; encoded by the coding sequence ATGTCGTTCCGCTACATTGCCTTGTTGCTGTCGCTACTCGCCACGGCCTGCGCACACCAACCCAGCACGAATGGCGAAGCCGCGCACTGGGCGAACGCCGGGCAACTGGTGCTGGTGACCACCACGGATTGGGATGCGCCGACCGGCACCCTGCGTTACTACGAACGCGCAGGCGATGGCTGGCGGCAGGTCGGGGATGCTTTCGATGTCACCGTCGGCCGCACCGGCACCGCCTGGGGCATCGGCCTGCATGCCGCGCGCAGCGATGGCCCGGTCAAGCGCGAAGGCGATGGCAAGGCGCCGGCCGGCGTGTTCGCCATCGGCACCGCTTTCGGTTACGCGCCCACCGCGACCACCGGCCTGGCCTACCAGGGCATGGGCGTGAACGACTGGTGCATCGACGTGCCGGAATCGAACTACTACAACAAGATCATCGACCGAAGCATGGTCAAGGCGCCCTTCCTCGACAAATCCAGCGAACCGATGCGTCGCGACCTGCATGTTGATGGCGACCAGCGCTACCGCGAGGGCTTCGTGATCGAACACAACGCCGATGGCGCCGTGCGCAATGGCGGCAGCTGCATCTTCGCCCACCTGTGGAAAGCGCCGGGCGAAGCCACCGCCGGTTGCACCGCGATGGCACCCGACAACATGGCGCCGTTGCTTGCCTGGCTGGATGCGCGCAAGCACCCGGTGTTCGTGGAATTGCCGCAGGCGCAGTACCAGCAATTGCGCACGAGCTGGAAACTCCCGGAGGTGAGCCCATGA